The DNA segment ACAATATATGACCTAGATTTGCGCAGATATCTAGCCTGATCAATTGGAATTTGCCGTGAAACCTATGTCTCTCACCACACCTTAACGCCTACTGGCACATCCTCCCTCACTGTTATTAGATGTACCCTGCCGTCCTCCTCAGCTAGAAGGAGCATACCTCTACTCTCTACCCCCATAAGTTTCTTAGGCTTCAGATTAAGGACGAATATCATTTTCCTGCCCTCCAGTTCCTCCGGCTTGTACTGATCCCCTATCCCGGTTACGATGGTCCTTTCCTCATTTCCGAAGTCCACTTCGAGCTTTATCAGCTTCCTAGACTTGGAGATCTTCTCCGCTCTCTTTACGTATCCCACCCTCAGATCG comes from the Thermoproteota archaeon genome and includes:
- the metG gene encoding methionine--tRNA ligase subunit beta, producing the protein MEYDVEEFWKFDLRVGYVKRAEKISKSRKLIKLEVDFGNEERTIVTGIGDQYKPEELEGRKMIFVLNLKPKKLMGVESRGMLLLAEEDGRVHLITVREDVPVGVKVW